Proteins encoded within one genomic window of Humulus lupulus chromosome 1, drHumLupu1.1, whole genome shotgun sequence:
- the LOC133795452 gene encoding U1 small nuclear ribonucleoprotein A codes for MTENNLGTDVSPNVTIYINNLNEKIKLDELKKSLKAVFSQFGKILEVLAFKTLKHKGQAWVVFEDVSSATNALRQMQGFPFYDKPMRIQYAKTKSDVVAKADGTFVPREKRKRHEEKGKKRKDQHDPNQAGMGLNPAYPGAYGAAPPMSQIPYPGGVKSIVPEAPAPPNNILFVQNLPQETQPMMLQMLFCQYPGFKEVRMVETKPGIAFVEYGDEMQSTVAMQGLQGFKMTQQNSMLITYAKK; via the exons ATGACAGAAAACAACTTAGGAACTGATGTTTCTCCCAACGTGACCATCTACATCAACAATCTCAACGAAAAAATCAAGCTCGACG AGTTAAAGAAGTCGCTTAAGGCAGTGTTCTCTCAGTTCGGGAAGATATTGGAGGTTTTAGCTTTCAAGACGCTGAAGCACAAAGGGCAAGCTTGGGTGGTCTTCGAAGACGTGTCTTCCGCCACTAATGCACTTCGCCAAATGCAGGGCTTCCCCTTTTACGACAAGCCTATG CGAATACAATATGCCAAAACGAAATCAGATGTAGTTGCTAAGGCTGATGGTACTTTTGTTCCGCGGGAAAAACGAAAGAGGCATGAAGAAAAGG GGAAGAAGCGAAAAGACCAGCATGATCCTAATCAAGCTGGAATGGGTCTGAATCCTGCTTATCCTGGTGCCTACGGTGCAGCACCTCCA ATGTCACAAATACCTTATCCTGGCGGTGTAAAATCTATTGTACCAGAAGCTCCTGCTCCGCCAAACAACATACTGTTTGTTCAGAATCTTCCCCAGGAGACACAACCCATGATGCTCCAGATGCTCTTTTGTCAATATCCTGGTTTTAAGGAAGTTAGAATGGTGGAGACAAAGCCTGGTATAGCCTTTGTGGAGTATGGAGATGAGATGCAATCAACGGTTGCAATGCAGGGGCTCCAAGGTTTCAAGATGACACAGCAGAATTCAATGTTAATTACCTATGCTAAGAAATAG